DNA sequence from the Tissierellales bacterium genome:
GTAACATTTATATTAGATATAGTCAAGGGTGTTTTAGCGGTTTGGATAGGCAAAAGGTTATTTGGAATGGATGGAGCTTATTTAGCGGGTTTGTTTGTAGTGATTGGTCATAATTGGCCTATATTACTCGGTTTTAGAGGTGGAAAGGGAATAGCAACGACAATAGGAGTTATGATTGCGATTCAGCCACTTTATTTTCTGATTTCATGTCTAGCTGGTGTAGCTGTAATCTATATTACTAGATATGTATCATTGGGATCGATTACTATAGTTACGTTATTACCAATATGTGCGCTTATATTTAATAGACCATTTGACGGAGATTTGTTTTCTCTATGTGCGATGCTGGCTATAATGGGTATATACCAACATAGAAAGAATATAGAGAGACTTAGAAATGGAAATGAAAACAAGCTTAAATCTAAAAAATAACTGGAGGCATTTGACATGAATAATAAGATTGGAATTCTTGGTGGCGGAAGCTGGGGAACTGCATTAGCTATATTGCTAGCGAAAAAAGGCATAGAAGTCAATCTTTGGGTTAGAAATAAAGATAAAGCAGATTTAATGAAAACAGCTAGAGAAAATGTTGATTATCTTGCTGGAGTTATAATTCCGGAGGATGTGAATATAACAGAGAATCTAGAGAAGGCTGTTGAAGGTTCAGAAATACTTGTGCTAGCGGTTCCAACGCATGCAGTTAGAAATTTATGTACAGAATTAAATGGCAAAATTGTCAGCAATCAAATTTTTGTAAATGTTGCAAAAGGGATTGAGATAAGCAGTTTAAAGCGAATATCAGAGATTGTGGAAGAATATTTTCCAGAAAATGAGTTTGTTGCACTTTCAGGGCCGACACATGCAGAAGAAGTTTCAAAAGATATGCCGACAACTATAGTAGCGGCTTGTGAGAATGAAAGTATTGCTGAGAAGATACAAGATATATTTATGACTCCAAAATTTAGAGTTTATACTAATACTGATTTAATGGGAGTTGAACTTGGAGGAGCTCTTAAAAATGTTATTGCCTTAGGGGCAGGGATAGCTGATGGACTTGGATATGGTGACAATTCACTGGCGGCACTTATGAACAGAGGTATAACAGAAATTGCACGCTTAGGCGAAAAAATGGGAGCAAATAGAATGACATTTACTGGTTTATCAGGCATAGGAGATTTAATAGTTACTTGTACGAGTAAACACAGTAGAAACCGAAGCGCTGGTGTGAAAATTGGCAAGGGAATGAATTTAGAAGAAGCTGTTGAATCTATTGGTATGGTAGTTGAAGGTGTAAAGACTGCCAAATCTGTGCATGAACTTATGAAAAAATATGAAGTTGAAATGCCTATATGTGAGAACATTTACGAAGTATTATATGAGAATTTAGATCCTAAGCATGCAGTTATCAGGTTGATGATGCGTGACAAAAAAGATGAATTGGAACACATGAAGGAATCAGAGAGTTTTGGCTGGTAACGAAGGGGGCAATGCCTCCTTTGTTTTTTCATATTTAGAATTGTTATAAAATATTAAAAGTAGAGTAGGCGTTTTTGCTCTAATATGATAAAATTGTACGTAGATATTGGAATTAAAGAGGGATGGTGTATGAAAAAAAAATTAAAAATATCATTGCTTTTAATTATAGGAATTATTATATTGGGATTGAAAACG
Encoded proteins:
- the plsY gene encoding glycerol-3-phosphate 1-O-acyltransferase PlsY; translated protein: MTKILMVVIAAYFLGNFSPSYLLGKIFKGEDIREKGSKNAGSTNALRVFGKKIAIVTFILDIVKGVLAVWIGKRLFGMDGAYLAGLFVVIGHNWPILLGFRGGKGIATTIGVMIAIQPLYFLISCLAGVAVIYITRYVSLGSITIVTLLPICALIFNRPFDGDLFSLCAMLAIMGIYQHRKNIERLRNGNENKLKSKK
- a CDS encoding NAD(P)H-dependent glycerol-3-phosphate dehydrogenase, producing the protein MNNKIGILGGGSWGTALAILLAKKGIEVNLWVRNKDKADLMKTARENVDYLAGVIIPEDVNITENLEKAVEGSEILVLAVPTHAVRNLCTELNGKIVSNQIFVNVAKGIEISSLKRISEIVEEYFPENEFVALSGPTHAEEVSKDMPTTIVAACENESIAEKIQDIFMTPKFRVYTNTDLMGVELGGALKNVIALGAGIADGLGYGDNSLAALMNRGITEIARLGEKMGANRMTFTGLSGIGDLIVTCTSKHSRNRSAGVKIGKGMNLEEAVESIGMVVEGVKTAKSVHELMKKYEVEMPICENIYEVLYENLDPKHAVIRLMMRDKKDELEHMKESESFGW